Proteins found in one Triticum aestivum cultivar Chinese Spring chromosome 4D, IWGSC CS RefSeq v2.1, whole genome shotgun sequence genomic segment:
- the LOC123099199 gene encoding vacuolar protein sorting-associated protein 24 homolog 1 translates to MEAVKSLLKPKPTPQQQLREWQRRLRNEGRNIERQIRDVQKEEKKVEKAIRDAAKRGDMGSAKALAKELVQSRKAVNRLYENKAQLNSISMHLGEIVATTRTVGHLSKSTEVMKLVNNLMKAPEIAVTMQEFSKEMTKAGVMEEMVNDAMDSALDDEGMEEEIEEEVDKVLSAIAGETASQLPDAVRKQKEKVTQPSTSESAQRTAVAESVDDDDDDLEKIRERLAKVRS, encoded by the exons aTGGAGGCGGTGAAGAGCCTCCTGAAGCCGAAGCCGACGCCGCAGCAGCAGCTCCGCGAGTGGCAGCGCCGCCTCCGCAACGAGGGCCGCAACATCGAGCGCCAGATCCGAG ACGtgcagaaggaggagaagaaggtggAGAAGGCCATCCGGGACGCCGCCAAGCGCGGCGACATGGGATCCGCCAAG GCGCTGGCCAAGGAGCTGGTGCAGTCGAGGAAGGCGGTCAACCGCCTCTACGAGAACAAGGCCCAGCTCAACTCCATCTCCATGCACCTCGGCGAGATCGTCG CTACTACTAGAACAGTAGGACATTTGTCCAAGAGCACTGAAGTAATGAAACTTGTCAATAATCTTATGAAGGCCCCAGAAATAGCAGTCACCATGCAGGAATTCAGTAAAGAGATGACAAAG GCCGGCGTGATGGAAGAAATGGTCAATGATGCCATGGATTCAGCACTGGACGatgagggcatggaggaggagatCGAGGAGGAGGTTGATAAGGTCCTTTCTGCAATCGCCGGGGAGACTGCGTCCCAGCTTCCTGACGCTGTCCGCAAACAAAAAGAGAAGGTCACACAACCTTCGACAAGCGAATCTGCACAG AGAACTGCTGTAGCGGAATCCgttgacgacgacgacgatgatctAGAGAAGATAAGAGAAAGGCTCGCCAAAGTGAGGTCGTAA